A genomic stretch from Styela clava chromosome 5, kaStyClav1.hap1.2, whole genome shotgun sequence includes:
- the LOC120344209 gene encoding GTP-binding protein 10-like has protein sequence MVYSIFIPIQFNFKMVRFTTILFTSVRRYSPTFIDSLRIYVRGGTGGAGLMHLGGIGGRGGDVLIVGTPDSEFSLKDLKNKFPEKRFSADAGEPSSRRSLSGWNGRSIFIQVPQGITIFDADTGKKIGIVNKAGDRLLVARGGKGGDRFNRFQSRKGESRKLLLDLRLIADVGFVGFPNAGKSTLMNAISKATPTIADYPFTTLRPHIGIMEYPDFRRISCADLPGLIEGAHINLGMGHKFLKHIERTKLLLFVVDVFGFSLYTNHNLRDAFENVQLLTKELELYNKKLISRPAILVFNKMDMEGANDKLEIALEKLSSWENYVDSLPEDMIPNRQMNFSSILSISAKQGTSLYELKDSIRQAIDEIVTPKLRLTGDENNKELEKLHERSLETNLVRNVIV, from the coding sequence ATGGTTTACTCTATTTTTATTCCTATCCAGTTTAACTTTAAAATGGTTAGATTCACAACAATATTGTTTACTTCTGTGAGAAGGTACAGTCCAACATTTATTGATAGTTTACGGATATATGTGAGAGGTGGAACAGGAGGTGCTGGTTTGATGCACCTTGGCGGAATAGGAGGAAGGGGTGGAGATGTTCTCATAGTCGGAACACCAGACTCTGAATTTTCattgaaagatttgaaaaataaatttcctgAAAAACGATTTTCTGCTGATGCTGGCGAGCCGAGTTCACGTCGCTCACTCAGCGGTTGGAATGGCAGGAGTATTTTCATTCAAGTTCCACAGGGGATAACTATTTTTGATGCAGACACtggaaaaaaaattggtatAGTGAATAAAGCTGGAGATCGGTTATTGGTAGCAAGAGGTGGTAAAGGCGGTGACAGATTTAATCGTTTTCAGTCACGAAAAGGAGAAAGTCGGAAGTTGCTTCTCGATTTGCGTCTCATTGCGGATGTCGGTTTTGTTGGATTCCCAAATGCTGGCAAATCTACACTAATGAATGCTATTTCAAAAGCAACGCCTACAATTGCAGACTATCCTTTCACAACTCTCCGGCCACATATTGGTATTATGGAATATCCTGATTTTCGTAGAATATCTTGTGCTGACTTACCAGGTTTGATCGAAGGGGCACATATTAACTTAGGAATGGGTCATAAATTTCTTAAGCACATTGAACGGACAAAATTGTTACTTTTTGTAGTGGATGTTTTTGGTTTTAGTTTATACACAAATCATAATTTACGTGATGCTTTCGAAAACGTCCAACTTTTAACAAAAGAATTAGaactatataataaaaaattaatcagCCGACCAGCCATTTTAGTTTTTAATAAAATGGACATGGAGGGTGCAAATGACAAACTTGAAATAGCTCTTGAAAAACTCTCATCATGGGAAAATTATGTAGATTCACTCCCAGAAGATATGATTCCAAACCGACAAATGAATTTTTCGAGTATATTAAGCATATCTGCTAAACAAGGGACATCATTATATGAATTGAAAGACTCAATTCGTCAAGCAATTGATGAAATCGTCACACCAAAGTTACGTCTTACAGGTgatgaaaataataaagaacTGGAGAAATTACATGAGAGGTCTCTTGAAACAAATCTTGTTCGAAATgttattgtttaa